The Klebsiella quasivariicola region GCCTGCCGCGCAGGTTCGCCCGAAAAATCATATCAACGACATGGATATGGTTCATCAGCCTGAGGGTCAGATGACGTTTTTCACCATATACCGTTCCGTCAATTGCGCGGATCGCCTGCAAGGTGGCAAGGTCAATCCAGCGCTTGTATTTCAACAGCGTCACTACTGTGTCTTTGTCCATAGTCGGTCTCGGGTTGGTTGAACCGTTATCATACTGGTTATGCCGGTGAGTCGTCACGCTCCGGCATCAGGCACAAAAAAGCCTCGCCGGAGCGAGGCTTTTCAATAAGCAGGTGATTTAGTCAAACACACCGTTAATCACGGCGGTGACGATGGCGGTGCTCAGGGCGACCAGCACCAGGTCATCGCCGACCGCGCGCCATTCATAGCCAGGATAATAGGGCAGGTCGTTAATCATCGAAGCCGGCAGGGTCTTTTTCGCGATCCCCGGAGGCAGCGGTTTGCCGCGGGCGACATTTTTGGCGATACCCGGCGGCAGTGCCTGATAGCCGACCAGACCGTAGTTCACGGCAAGGGAGCGCGCTCGTGAAAAGCTGATATCGCTGTCGACGTGGTCGGGTTTACCGTAGTTTTTACGGTTGCCATGATCGTCAGTGGACTGACCTTTATTCTGGCCTTTATTACCATGGTCGCCATTATTGCCGTTATTGCCATGGTTACCACTGTTCCCGTGATTACCACCACCGTTACCGTTGCCGTTACCCGGGTTGGCATAGACTGGCGCGGCCAGCACGGCAAGAGAGATAACCGCCGCCAGTGCTGTTTTAAGTGTGCGACGCTTGAGCATGATGTTGATTCCTTGAAGGGGAGTACACGCTTAAAAAATAAGAGAAAGCTATGCCCCTGGCAATCTCATCATTTCTTATTTTTTGCAGGTTTTTAATCACCGGCGGGAAAGATAAAGGGAAAGGGATAGCGGGACGCGGACAAGCAATTCCATTGCTGCGTTTTGACAGACGGGCGACCGCGCCCCGCTAAATGTGTTGCCGACAGGATCGCTCCCGGGCGTAGAGAAAAAAATGCCCGAAGCCATCGGGCAAAAATGAACAAAAATATTACGCTTCATTCATAACGCGTCTCACAAGACGGAGCGGATAGTAAAGCCTGGCGCCGTCGCGCACAATCGGCCGGTTGTTTAGAAATAAACAACCCCGCCGACCGTGCTCAGGGGGAGACCCAATGACAGGCGACCCGATGGCCCGGGACTATCTCGCGGAGCGCCGGCGCCTCGCTGCGGCAGCGTTCGCTCACCTGCGGGCAGCGGGATGAAAAGCGGCAGCCGGTGGGCGGATTGGCTGGATCCGGGATCTCGCCTTGCACCAGCGCCTGCGGTTCACTGTGCGGATCGAGGGTCGGCACCGCGGCCAGCAGGGCGCGGGTATAGGGGTGGAGAGGGCGACTGAACAGCGCATCGCGGCTGGCGCTTTCCACCAGCTGTCCCAGATACATTACCGCCACATCGTCACATAAATGCTCCACCACCCCGAGATCGTGGGAGATAAACAGGAAGGTGACGCCGCGGTCGTCGCGCAGATCGGAAAACAAATTGATGATCTGCGCCTGAATCGACACATCGAGAGCCGAGATGGGCTCATCAGCGACGATAAAATCCGGGTTGAGGATCAGCGCCCGGGCAATACCGATCCGCTGGCGCTGGCCGCCGGAGAACTGATGCGGGAAGCGGGCGTAGTGTTCCGGCGCCAGGCCACAGATTTTCATCACGGCGATCACCCGGTCATACAGCTCATCGGGGGTGCACAGCTTGTGCTGCAGCATGGCTTCGCCAATCGCGTCGCCAATACGCAGCCGCGGGTTCAGTGAGCTGTAGGGGTCCTGAAACACCAGCTGCATTCTGGGCCGGATGGCGCGCAGGGCAGGCGCGGTAAGGTCGGCCAGCTCCTGACCGTGAAATTTCACGCTGCCGGCACTTTTCTCATACAGGCCAAGCAGGGTCCGGCCGACGGTGGTTTTACCGCTGCCGGATTCGCCCACCAGGCCAAAAATGGTGCCCGGACGGATGTTAAAGCTGACGCCGTCCACCGCGCGAAGCTCGCCGGTCTGCTGGCCAAACAGGCCGTCTCGCAGGGGAAAATATTTTTTCAATCCATCCACTTCAATGACATAGCGTTCACTCATGCTGTCGCCTCCGCAAATTCGCTATAAAGGCAGGCGGCTCGATGGCGCTCGCCGAGCAGGGGCGGAATCGCCTCCCGGCAGCGCGCTGTCGCCCGCTCGCAGCGCCCGGCAAAGGCGCAGCCCGCCGGCAGGGCGGCCAGGTCCGGCACCTGGCCGGGAATTGAGTACAGCCGCCGACGCCGCTCACCCGGCACCGGGCGGGAGGCGATCAGCCCCCGCGTGTAAGGGTGTTGCGGATGCCGTAACACCTCCGCGGTGGCGCCCTGTTCCACGATCCGTCCGGCATACATCACCACTACCTGCTTGGCCATCTGCGCGATCACCCCCAGATCGTGGGTAATCAGCATCATCGCCATCTGGCTGGCCCGCGCCCGGTCGCGCAGCAGGCGCAGGATTTGCGCCTGCACGGTCACATCGAGCGCGGTGGTGGGTTCGTCGGCAATCAGCAGTTTGGGCTGACAGCTCAGCGCCATGGCGATCATCACCCGCTGCAGCATGCCGCCGGAAAGCTGGTGAGGGTAGCGGGTCATCAGGCTGTCGCCGCGCGCCAGGCCGACCTCGCTTAACAGCTGGATGGCCTGCTGCCAGGCGGCTTTCGGCGTGGCGCCGAGGTGGCGGATCGGCGGTTCGCACAGCTGTTC contains the following coding sequences:
- a CDS encoding ABC transporter ATP-binding protein; translated protein: MSERYVIEVDGLKKYFPLRDGLFGQQTGELRAVDGVSFNIRPGTIFGLVGESGSGKTTVGRTLLGLYEKSAGSVKFHGQELADLTAPALRAIRPRMQLVFQDPYSSLNPRLRIGDAIGEAMLQHKLCTPDELYDRVIAVMKICGLAPEHYARFPHQFSGGQRQRIGIARALILNPDFIVADEPISALDVSIQAQIINLFSDLRDDRGVTFLFISHDLGVVEHLCDDVAVMYLGQLVESASRDALFSRPLHPYTRALLAAVPTLDPHSEPQALVQGEIPDPANPPTGCRFSSRCPQVSERCRSEAPALREIVPGHRVACHWVSP
- a CDS encoding ABC transporter ATP-binding protein; this encodes MTTPLVSFNHLSVSFAGERTRVRAVQEVSFTIQAGQTVGVVGESGCGKSVTAMALMGLLPPQAARIDGGEIRFADRDLLRLKARQMADLRGHQLAMIFQEPMSALNPVLTIGEQLCEPPIRHLGATPKAAWQQAIQLLSEVGLARGDSLMTRYPHQLSGGMLQRVMIAMALSCQPKLLIADEPTTALDVTVQAQILRLLRDRARASQMAMMLITHDLGVIAQMAKQVVVMYAGRIVEQGATAEVLRHPQHPYTRGLIASRPVPGERRRRLYSIPGQVPDLAALPAGCAFAGRCERATARCREAIPPLLGERHRAACLYSEFAEATA
- a CDS encoding anti-virulence regulator CigR family protein, which gives rise to MLKRRTLKTALAAVISLAVLAAPVYANPGNGNGNGGGNHGNSGNHGNNGNNGDHGNKGQNKGQSTDDHGNRKNYGKPDHVDSDISFSRARSLAVNYGLVGYQALPPGIAKNVARGKPLPPGIAKKTLPASMINDLPYYPGYEWRAVGDDLVLVALSTAIVTAVINGVFD